The nucleotide sequence CTGCGCGGCGGTGGCGAGAGCGACGGCGATGCCGAACGGTTCGATGTCGCGTGCGGCGCCCTCGGCCACGATGATCCGAGCATGGTCGGACTGATCAGCGTCGAGCCCGGCCAGCTGGGCGTCGCCGAACTGCTCAGCACAGCTCCACTCGCCCTCCGTGGGAGCGCCCGGCGCGAAGAGAACCAAGGCCGGCGACGCCACGGCCGCCGTCACGGTGGCGAGGAGCGAGGCGACGAGCCGCCTCATCCGTGTTCGGTCTCGTGCGGCTGGGCGCTCGGGGCGTCGGCCGTGGCGGCGCGGAGCCGGTCGGCTGCGTGCGTGGGCTCCGGAGCCGGCGGTTCGTCCGCCACCTCAACATCCACAGGGGCGGAGTGTGACGGCGCCGGATGCGTGGCGGCGGCGCGTGGGGTGCCGCCGGCGCGCTCGCCGCGAGCGTCCACGACGTCCGCGATATCCGCCGAGGCGCGTGAGTTGCGTGCAGATCCCTGATCCTGGCGCTTGGTGTCGTCCCCGACCTGGGAGGACGGCCACCAGCCGGTCTGCCGTGGCCGATGTTCCTGCCGGTCCGGCCCGCCGTCGACGTCGCCGGCTCGTGCCTGACCACCGGCAGCGGTGGCGGACATTGGCGCCGGTTGGCGTTGGTCGGCGGTAGGTGCCGGGCGCGAAATGATGCCCGGGCGGCGGGATGCCCGCGGGTCCGAGGTCGTGGTGGTGTCGGTGTCGTCGGCGGTGGATCCATGCCGGCTCGTCCGGCGCAGGATCTGGGCGGGGTCTGCTCGTGCGACCGCGGCGCGTCCGGCCGCGGCGGCGCTGATGCCGCCGCGGTGCAGGACGCTGGCGTGGACCTCGTCACCGACGAACGACATGAAGGAGTAGCAGGCAATCGGGACGAGGGCGGCCATGAGCATCATGAGTGCCCCGGACAGCAGGACACCGACCGCGCCTGGGCCGTCGCTGCCGAAGTCCGCTCCGGCGATGGCCGACACGCCCAGCCCGAAGACCACCATCACGGCCAGCTTCGTCCACACCAGCGCGTTGACCACGGCGATCCAGGAGCGGAACCAGCCGCTGGTGTACTGCCAGGCCAGGCCCATGATCGCGATCGGGCCCATCACGATGACGACGTAGAGCAGCATCGACCGGACCAGCAACGCGCCCCACACCGCGATCGCGCCGAGGACGAGCAGGATCCCGAAGATGATGAACGCCACGGCGCCGGCGATGACGCTGCCGCCACCGAGCAGCCCGTAGTTGAGCCCGCCGGTGGCCTGGTCGATGACGGCGACGGTGGCGAACACCTGCTGGAGGCGGTCGCCTACCTGATCCATGTCGCCGAAGGTCGCTGCCGTGAGGTCGGTGCCGAGCGCGTCGACGGCGGAGGTGAGCAGGTGGATCACGGGGAGGGACACGGCGGTTCCGAAGACGGCGGCACCGGCTCGGGCCACCGCCCGGCCGACACCGTCGCGGGCGCCGCCGTCTCGCAGGACGATGGTGATGACCTGCAGGATCAGCAGGGCGACGGTGATCGGCAGCGTGATCCCGAAGATCCTGCCGGCCCACTCGTAGAGCCAGTCCGCGTCGGTGACCGGGGTGGTGGTCTCCTCGATCGCCGTCCACACCCAGCCGAGGAGGGTGACCGCGAACCCGAACACCGCCGCGGCCACCGCGGTGATCAGGTCCTCGGCCATCCCGGAGGCCGCGTCACCGACCAGGTCGCAGCCCCAGCTGATGACCAGTAGATCGCAGGCGCCGCGGTCGATCACCGCAGCACCTCGTCCGGCACCGAGACCAGCGAGCAGTTCCGATCCGGCGGGCAATAGACCCAGACGCTCACCGAGCGTGCCCGGGCCTCCCGGACCTCCTCGCCGTTCTCGTCCTCGTACCGCAGGGACTGCACGCCCGACACCGTCCGCACCTCGTGCCCTGGCGGGACGTCGCTGTTGAAGACCACCTGCTCGGGTTCGACGACGCTCTCGACCTCGAAGACGGCGCGCAGCTGCTGGGCGGCCTGCCGGTCCCAGGTCGCATCATCCGGGATCCATCGGCTCGTGACGGCGACCAGGCGGTCGTAGTCGTCTCCGGCGAC is from Jiangella alkaliphila and encodes:
- a CDS encoding type IV secretion system protein, with protein sequence MIDRGACDLLVISWGCDLVGDAASGMAEDLITAVAAAVFGFAVTLLGWVWTAIEETTTPVTDADWLYEWAGRIFGITLPITVALLILQVITIVLRDGGARDGVGRAVARAGAAVFGTAVSLPVIHLLTSAVDALGTDLTAATFGDMDQVGDRLQQVFATVAVIDQATGGLNYGLLGGGSVIAGAVAFIIFGILLVLGAIAVWGALLVRSMLLYVVIVMGPIAIMGLAWQYTSGWFRSWIAVVNALVWTKLAVMVVFGLGVSAIAGADFGSDGPGAVGVLLSGALMMLMAALVPIACYSFMSFVGDEVHASVLHRGGISAAAAGRAAVARADPAQILRRTSRHGSTADDTDTTTTSDPRASRRPGIISRPAPTADQRQPAPMSATAAGGQARAGDVDGGPDRQEHRPRQTGWWPSSQVGDDTKRQDQGSARNSRASADIADVVDARGERAGGTPRAAATHPAPSHSAPVDVEVADEPPAPEPTHAADRLRAATADAPSAQPHETEHG